Within Celeribacter marinus, the genomic segment TCGCGCTTGCCGCCCTGATCATCATCGTCGTCTTTCCCCGCCATGCTCATAATGGTGATGGCAAATTGCACCCCCGCAAACACGATCCCGTTGGACACCCAAAGAATCACCACCGCGAGGATACCGACATCGGAATGGGTGACGAGATGCCAAAGGTTGGCGACATTAAAATACAAAAGCGCACCCACGAAGGCGGCAGAAATCACAAAGCCAATGATAGCTTGCGTGATATACAGTTTGATCAGTTTTGGCATGACAGTGCCTTTCATGATGACTCAACACCGCAACAGTAGCACGCAGTGGACATTATTCCAGATCGCCATGTGTCGCAGGTCAGCGCGGCGCAAACAAAAAGCCGCAAACCTGTTTGGCTGCGGCTGACTGCATAATTGTGTGATGGGGGCGCGGGCCCAAATGTCAGACCTTTGGCTTGAACGCGTCTGGCTGGCATTCACGTGCCATGTGATCCAAAACAGCATTGACGAATTTGGACTCTTTGCCACCCGGATAAAACGCCTTGGCCACGTCCACAAACTCTACAATCACCACTTTGGGTGGCGTCTGTTCGGCAATCAACTCACCACCTGCGGCCCGAAACAGCGCGCGCATGGTGCTATCAATACGTCCGATCGGCCATTTGGCAACCAACGCACGGTCCGTCATTTGGTCAATCTTGGCTTGTTCATTCACAGCCGTCTCGGTGATCATGTGGAAATGATCCACATCGCCCTCGATGAATGTGCCCTCTTCGACTGTTTCCAGACCAAAGAAGTGATCATAAAACTGACGGCGAACCTTATCGACCGTCTCGTCGGACGCTTCCATTTGAAATAGGGCCTGCACCGCATAGAGGCGGGCCGCAGATTTCATATCGCGTTTCGAAGGTGTCTTTTTATCGGTCATGCCGTGGTCGGTCCTGTGGTCTTGCCCGCAATGCGGATCGCATCGGAATGAAATCCGACGTCCTTGGGCGAAGCGGACCATTTGCGCGAAAGCGCGACAAGATGCAAGGCCGCAGCGGCGGCTCCGCCCCCTTTATTCTGTCCTTTTGCCTGTGCACGCACAACGGCTTGGGATTTGGTCTCTACTGTGAGGATACCGTTACCGATGCACAGGCCCGACAATCCCATAAGCGTAATGGCGCGCGATGAGTCGTTACACACCGTATCATAATGCGTGGTCTCGCCACGAATGACACAGCCAAGGGCGACGAAGCCGTCGAAATTCGACGTGCGATCCGCAATGGCAAT encodes:
- the nusB gene encoding transcription antitermination factor NusB; amino-acid sequence: MTDKKTPSKRDMKSAARLYAVQALFQMEASDETVDKVRRQFYDHFFGLETVEEGTFIEGDVDHFHMITETAVNEQAKIDQMTDRALVAKWPIGRIDSTMRALFRAAGGELIAEQTPPKVVIVEFVDVAKAFYPGGKESKFVNAVLDHMARECQPDAFKPKV
- a CDS encoding 6,7-dimethyl-8-ribityllumazine synthase; its protein translation is MAASETHNILETPTFDTPTKVLIVVAPYYNDVTDELVVGAKAEIEAAGATWDLIEVPGALEVPTAIAIADRTSNFDGFVALGCVIRGETTHYDTVCNDSSRAITLMGLSGLCIGNGILTVETKSQAVVRAQAKGQNKGGGAAAAALHLVALSRKWSASPKDVGFHSDAIRIAGKTTGPTTA